The Clostridium aceticum genomic interval TTTTTCTCTTCTACTCTCTCCAAAGGTCATAAGTCTCTCTATATACTTCCCAATCATATCGCACTCAAGGTTTACCGTTTCTCCTATAGCTTTATCAACCAATATGGTTTCATCTCGAGTATGAGGTATAATAGAAACCTTAAAGCAACGATCCTCCACATAAGCTACTGTAAGACTTGTACCATCTATTGCAATGGAACCCTTTAAAATAATATATTTTAACAAATCTTTATCAGTATCAATCGTCACCCATATAGCGTTGCCTTCTCTTTCATAGTGGCTAATTCTCCCTACCCCATCAATATGTCCACTAACAAGGTGGCCGCCTAGCCGATCTCCTATAGCAAGAGCCCTTTCTAAATTCACTGGACTCCCCACTTGCAAGGCCCCTAAATTGCTTCGTCTCATTGTTTCTGCCATAACGTCTACACGAAAACTGATACTGTCAAAGTAATTTACAGTCAAACATACTCCATTGGTAGCTATACTATCTCCTAGTTTTACATCCTGAAGCACTTTTTTTCCTTCTATAACAATACTGGCTCCATCTTCACTTTTATGTAGAGCTCTAATTTTACCAATTTCTTCAACAATACCTGTAAACATCTACTTCATCCCTTTCTAACATAACCTTCGATTAATATATCTTTGCGGAATTTATGAATAGACAAATTCTCCACTGTAAAAGCATCTTTTATTAAGTGCTTTCCCTCACCTTCTACAGAAGTAATCGCATTCTTTCCACCTATAATTTTTGGAGCAATAAAACATAGTACCTTGTCCACAATATCACTTTCAAGTGCAGCATAATTTAAGGTTCCTCCCCCCTCCAAAAGAATACTGTCAACTTTTTTTTCTCCTAACTTTACCATTAAATCTTTAAGGTTAACTTTCCCTTCCTCCTGACCCACTACTAGCACCTCTACCCCTAAATCCTGTAGTTGATGGATCTTTGCTTTGGATGCCTTTTCTGTAGTAGCTACGATTGTTGGATAATCACTTGAAGTTTTTATCACATTTGTATCAATAGGTATTCTTAATGTGCTATCTACAATAATTCTTATAGGGTGACTGACTTCCCTATTAGCAATTCTTGTGTTTAGTTGAGGGTTGTCCTTTAAAACAGTAGAAATTCCTACCATAATTCCAGCTACTCGATCTCTTATATGATGAACATGCTCTCTTGCATCTTCTGATGTAATCCATTTAGAGTCTCCCTGATGACTTGCTATCTTCCCATCTAATGTCATAGCGGTCTTTAATATACAAAAAGGTTGTTGTGTGAGGATATATTTAATAAATATTTCGTTTAATTTGATAGCCTCTTCCTGTAAAATTCCTACAACAACTTCTATGCCATGATTTTTTAGAATTTTTATTCCATTGCCTGCTACCTTAGGATTAGGATCTTCTAATGCAACTACCACTTTTTTAATTTTGCTTTTAATGATAGCTTCAACACAAGGAGGCGTTTTACCATAATGTGAACAAGGCTCTAGATTAACATACATGGTGGCTCCTTCAGCTGAAAAGTTTATTTTCTTTAATGCATCTACTTCTGCATGATCTCCACCATAATAATGATGATAACCTTCTGCTATAACTTCACCATTTTTTGTAATTACTGCGCCTACTAAAGGATTAGGTCTAGTTTTTCCCCAGCCTAGTTTCGCTAAGTTAAGAGCCTGCTGCATATATTGTTGATCCATAACGTCACCTCCATTTTTCTTATAATCTGTAAGAAACTATAATCCTATACAAAGTAAAACAAATACAAATTACAAAAAAGCAAAATGCCCTAAGATGATACTTAGGGCATTTTTCACTATTGTTTTAATTGTAATATTAATATACATAAATCATAGACGTTAACTTAACACAGTTATTACCAAAATTCTCTCCAAACGTCATCCTTCGACTCCGCTTTGCTTCCCTCAAGATGACAAATTATGGTTTAACTTGACGCTAATGATATTAAACGAGAATTGTATATTGATATTACAATTAAAATTACTTTCTCTCATCCAGACTGTACTGTCGGCTCTGGAGTTTCACCAGATCAGCCAAAAAGGCTCGCGGGCTTCGTATAAAACGTTACCGCCGGTCGGGAATTTCACCCTGCCCTGAAAGTATAAACGATATTATTTTTAACGTTATAATATCACATCTTGAAATCCCTTACAAGTCTTAAGAGCATACTTTATCACTAAAATTTTGTCACCACTGATTTCCATTTACATAAAATGATTAAAAGGCTATGTATTTAAGGAGGGATTTGATGATAGAAGGTCTTTTAATTGCAATAGCCATTAGCATGGATAGTTTAAGCGTAGGTATTGCTTATGGTATTAAAAATATTAAAGTCCCTTTACGCTCTTTAATTATACTGGATTGTATATCAGTAATTCTTTTGAGCTTTGGGTTTTTTATGGGAAATCTTTTAACACAGCTAGTACCTGCCTTTGTTA includes:
- the ribE gene encoding riboflavin synthase, whose product is MFTGIVEEIGKIRALHKSEDGASIVIEGKKVLQDVKLGDSIATNGVCLTVNYFDSISFRVDVMAETMRRSNLGALQVGSPVNLERALAIGDRLGGHLVSGHIDGVGRISHYEREGNAIWVTIDTDKDLLKYIILKGSIAIDGTSLTVAYVEDRCFKVSIIPHTRDETILVDKAIGETVNLECDMIGKYIERLMTFGESRREKKDISLDFLAEHGFIR
- the ribD gene encoding bifunctional diaminohydroxyphosphoribosylaminopyrimidine deaminase/5-amino-6-(5-phosphoribosylamino)uracil reductase RibD, producing the protein MDQQYMQQALNLAKLGWGKTRPNPLVGAVITKNGEVIAEGYHHYYGGDHAEVDALKKINFSAEGATMYVNLEPCSHYGKTPPCVEAIIKSKIKKVVVALEDPNPKVAGNGIKILKNHGIEVVVGILQEEAIKLNEIFIKYILTQQPFCILKTAMTLDGKIASHQGDSKWITSEDAREHVHHIRDRVAGIMVGISTVLKDNPQLNTRIANREVSHPIRIIVDSTLRIPIDTNVIKTSSDYPTIVATTEKASKAKIHQLQDLGVEVLVVGQEEGKVNLKDLMVKLGEKKVDSILLEGGGTLNYAALESDIVDKVLCFIAPKIIGGKNAITSVEGEGKHLIKDAFTVENLSIHKFRKDILIEGYVRKG